A window from Gossypium raimondii isolate GPD5lz chromosome 7, ASM2569854v1, whole genome shotgun sequence encodes these proteins:
- the LOC128042545 gene encoding serine/threonine-protein phosphatase 7 long form homolog — MDGGMVEMGWLRVTFPGLNENLTEIERIRYARSYILQIIGGYLMADTSRSRVHLRWLLKHVDFRAAGEFSWGSAVLATLYWEMCGATKPRRAKIGGCLSLLQSWVRFRFPFLRPRVNHLYTFPLVTRWNHPASYRGIPTELEDIRLLLEQHSEAEFQWTPYEDPAVRAVIPEEFLQNLNAWHVKVVLINYATVEPHQTDRVLRQFGCRQPIPADPEEFDEHHKIDLRLLGTDWSLYWSVYTEMWENRNEYLPTREPIIVPELACVLEYMPWFRAHGKPYLLTPEERRRQIRVGRERRGPQNPRGQNYEGSPSTRPRHSPGSSSATMQSPSPTRAPTQSPGVAIQQMIPTHSPFPMMPGMFPSPYMYPNPYMYPFPNPMAGWSQMPGSAPFPVMSSGPPITRPSAQKGSQGGPSGSSPFYQSPATHGFQTPSPFMMQTPPHTLFFEGGSSSQVRQPDANRKNRIPPRTTTAVGS, encoded by the exons ATGGATGGAGGTATGgtggagatgggctggttacgtgtcACCTTCCCCGGTCTGAATGAAAATTTAACCGAgattgaaagaatccgatatgctcgatcatacattcttcaaataattggaggctaTCTCATGGCCGACACATcacggagccgtgtacatctaaggtggctgctaaaacacgttgattttagagcagccggtgaatttagttgggggtctgccgtcttggcaacattatattgggagatgtgcggggcgaccaaaccgaggagagcaaaaatcggaggttgcctgtcactactgcaatcatgggtacggtttcgctttccatttctacgtcctcgagtgaaccacctatatacattcccactcgtaacgag gtggaaccatccggcaagttatcgTGGAATACCGactgaacttgaagatatacggcttctattggagcaacactcggaagcagaa tttcaatggacaccatacgaggatccggcagttcgggcagtaatcccggaagagtttttacaaaatctgaacgcttggcacgtgaaagtggtgttgatcaactatgcaaccgtggagccccaccagacagacagagtcctacgacagtttggatgtagacaaccgatccCTGCGGACCCTGAGGAGTTTGAcgagcaccacaaaatcgaccttcggctattaggtacggattggTCGTTGTACTGGTCAGTGTACAcagaaatgtgggaaaatcggaatgaatatctacctactcgggaaccaatcatcgttcccgagttagcgtgcgttctagaatacatgccatggtttagggcCCATGGGAAGCCTTATTTACTTACGCCGGAGGAGAGGCggcggcaaatacgtgtcggaAGGGAAAGACGCGGGCCTCAAAATCCAAGGGGACAAAACTACGAgggcagcccctcaacgaggcccagacattcacccggtTCATCATCAGCGACCATGCAATCACCgtccccaacgagagcaccaACGCAGTCACCTGGCGTagcaattcaacagatgatacccacACATTCAcctttccctatgatgccaggtatgtttcctagcccttatatgtaccctaacccgtacatgtatccttttccgaatcctatggcaggttggagccaaatgcccggatcagctccatttcctgtaaTGTCGAGCGGACCACCGATAACTAGGCCATCGGCGCAGAAGGGGTCGCAaggggggccgtcggggagctctcctttttaccaatcgccaGCAACGCATGGCTTTCAAACTCCGtcgccgttcatgatgcaaacacctccacatacactattctttgaaggtggatcatcgtcccaagtccgacaaccagatgcgAATCGGAAGAACCGAATCCCACCGAGAACAACAACCGCCGTTGGAAGCTAG
- the LOC105793333 gene encoding serine carboxypeptidase 1, which translates to MLLSMCLLGHLIIYGEANEAEVLGDFLKSRLSKKPSPTVHSWAWLNEKTGNYPNYIQPQDGSMEADKIGALPGQPNVVDFNHYSGYVTVDSKAGRALFYYFAESPNNSSTNPLVLWLNGGPGCSSLIGAMTELGPFRVNNDGETLFRNNFAWNNVANVIFLESPAGVGFSYSNTSSDYQHTGDKSTARDAYTFLINWLERFPQYKTRDFYITGESYAGHYVPQLAYTIFLNNKKANQTLINLKGIAVGNGWIDDHTGYWGQFDYLWTHALNSDETNKGIHTYCHYFNDKDPKECGDFVIKAYNEPGDIDGYNIYAPLCQQDSSSIKNSYDSVNNFDPCSTYYMSSYLNRAEVQTALHAKVSTWDLCSDSIDSWIDSPATILPIIKNLMTSGLQIWLYSGDVDSVVPITSTRYAIQKLKLPVKAAWRPWSTNDEVGGYVEEYEGLTLVTVRDAGHLVPSYQPARALTMISSFLQGALPPA; encoded by the exons TCTCATAATATATGGAGAAGCCAATGAGGCAGAAGTCCTTGGTGACTTTCTTAAGTCCAGATTGTCAAAGAAACCATCTCCGACGGTGCATTCTTGGGCATGGTTAAATGAGAAAACTGGGAATTATCCTAATTATATTCAGCCTCAAGATGGATCCATGGAGGCTGACAAAATCGGTGCATTGCCTGGTCAACCTAATGTTGTTGATTTCAACCATTATTCAGGATATGTGACTGTTGATTCTAAGGCTGGAAGAGCACTTTTCTACTATTTTGCCGAGTCCCCCAACAACTCTTCCACAAATCCATTGGTTTTATGGCTCAATGGAG GACCAGGATGTTCCTCATTAATCGGAGCAATGACGGAATTAGGCCCTTTTAGAGTAAACAATGATGGCGAAACACTATTCCGTAACAATTTTGCATGGAACAATG TGGCGAATGTAATCTTCTTGGAATCACCAGCTGGAGTAGGCTTTTCCTATTCGAATACTTCCTCAGATTACCAACATACAGGTGACAAGAGCACTGCAAGAGATGCCTATACCTTTCTTATCAACTGGCTCGAGAGGTTCCCTCAGTATAAAACTCGAGATTTCTACATTACCGGAGAGAGTTACGCTGGTCACTATGTGCCTCAGCTTGCTTACACCATTTTTCTCAACAACAAGAAAGCAAATCAAACCTTAATTAATCTTAAAGGCATAGCA gttgGGAATGGTTGGATTGACGACCATACAGGCTATTGGGGCCAATTTGACTATTTATGGACACATGCTTTGAATTCAGATGAAACTAACAAAGGAATCCACACCTATTGCCACTATTTTAATGATAAAGATCCAAAAGAGTGCGGTGACTTCGTAATCAAAGCCTATAATGAGCCTGGTGATATTGATGGATATAACATTTATGCCCCACTTTGTCAGCAAGATTCTTCATCAATAAAAAACTCATATGATTCG GTAAACAATTTCGATCCATGTTCAACCTACTATATGTCGTCTTATCTGAATAGAGCAGAGGTCCAAACAGCTCTCCATGCTAAGGTTTCAACATGGGATCTATGCAG CGACTCAATTGATAGTTGGATTGATAGTCCAGCCACTATCTTACCTATCATCAAGAATCTGATGACAAGTGGTCTTCAAATTTGGTTATATAG TGGTGACGTAGATTCAGTAGTCCCAATTACCTCAACCAGGTATGCTATACAGAAACTCAAGCTTCCTGTCAAGGCTGCTTGGCGTCCATGGTCCACCAACGACGAG GTTGGAGGATATGTGGAGGAATATGAAGGGCTGACATTGGTGACAGTGAGAGACGCAGGCCATTTAGTTCCAAGCTACCAACCAGCTCGTGCTCTTACCATGATTTCATCTTTCCTTCAAGGAGCTTTACCTCCGGCATGA